In the genome of Streptomyces sp. V2I9, one region contains:
- a CDS encoding S16 family serine protease, whose amino-acid sequence MLSRLSRPRFLALCALPVLALFGTAAFAPLPFTLARPGVTADVLGKDDGRPVITISGAETRPTDGQLRMTTILATGPKADVRVGDVFDAWFRTDRAVMPRDSVYPTGGSEKEIEKHNLDDMKESQNVAVDAALNYLDREPGSMRVAVDLGDIGGPSAGLFLSLGIIDKLDGDGSGGGLTGGRTIAGTGTITADGKVGAVGGVSMKAQGAHRDGASVFLVPEAECAQAEAEAPDGLRVVPVRTLGDAVGSLKALRSGGKVPSC is encoded by the coding sequence GCGCGCTGCCGGTCCTCGCCCTGTTCGGTACGGCGGCCTTCGCGCCGCTGCCGTTCACCCTGGCGCGGCCCGGCGTGACCGCGGACGTGCTCGGCAAGGACGACGGGCGGCCGGTGATCACCATCTCCGGCGCCGAGACCCGGCCCACCGACGGCCAGCTGAGGATGACGACGATCCTCGCCACCGGGCCGAAGGCGGACGTCCGCGTCGGTGACGTGTTCGACGCGTGGTTCCGGACCGACCGGGCGGTCATGCCGCGCGACTCCGTCTACCCCACCGGCGGCTCGGAGAAGGAGATCGAGAAGCACAACCTCGACGACATGAAGGAGTCGCAGAACGTCGCCGTCGACGCCGCCCTGAACTACCTGGACCGCGAACCCGGTTCGATGCGGGTGGCAGTGGACCTCGGCGACATCGGCGGCCCGAGCGCCGGGCTCTTCCTCTCCCTCGGCATCATCGACAAGCTCGACGGCGACGGTTCCGGCGGCGGCCTCACCGGCGGTCGCACCATCGCCGGTACGGGGACGATCACGGCGGACGGCAAGGTCGGCGCGGTCGGCGGCGTGTCCATGAAGGCCCAGGGCGCTCACCGTGACGGGGCGAGCGTCTTCCTGGTCCCCGAGGCCGAGTGCGCCCAGGCGGAGGCCGAGGCGCCCGACGGGCTGCGGGTCGTGCCGGTCAGAACGCTGGGGGACGCGGTCGGCTCCCTGAAGGCCCTCCGGTCGGGCGGGAAGGTGCCGAGCTGCTGA